The following DNA comes from Ornithobacterium rhinotracheale DSM 15997.
TAGCCATCTTTTCGCTTCGTTTTTACGCCCTTGCGACATGGCACCAGCTGCAATGTTTAGTTTAGCCATTGCACGATCGTGCGCAAAAGACAATCCGTACTCTAAAGCCTTTTTCATTTGAGCCACAGAGCCCGTTAAGTTTTCTTGCCCTGTAGAGATCCCTTGCATAAAATGATAATACCCCATTTGTTTGCGAATCAATTGTTTTTCTGGCGAAGTGATTTTATCCAACCAAGCTTTAGCCTTTGGCAAATTTTGTTTTCTCATTTCCCAAAAAGCTAAAAGTATATATTCATTTCTAAAATACAAGAAAATCGGAATCACCGTAAGCAGCGACACAATCACGCCCCATCCATATTCTTCGTTATAAAACAAATATCCTGCAGCCAAAAACAATAAAACGGCAATCGAAATTTTGATGTTTTTATTCATAGTTACAAATTATTTTCTTCGCAAATTTAAAAATCTTTATTTAGTTTATAAAGTGAAACCGAAAGTTTTATTACTTTAGCCTATCTTTAATTAAAATATTTAGCAAAAAAAATCATGGAACTACACACCGACTTATCTTTACCTTACTTAATTAGAAAATCATCTAAGCCCAACGCCCCACTTTTACTTCTACTTCATGGCTACGGCAGCAACGAGGCAGATTTATTTTCCTTTGCGCCCGAATTGCCAGAGGATTTTTGCGTTGTGGCTTTGCGTGCACCAATCGATTTGGGCTTTGGTGGCTATGCATGGTATGACATCAATTTCACGGATTTGGAAAAATTCAACGATGTGGAACAAGCGCAACAAGCCATTGCACTGATCAAAAAATGTATTTCTGAACTGATTTCTACTTATGATTTAAATCCAGAAAATGTTTGGCTTTGTGGATTTAGCCAAGGCGCAATTTTAAGCAACGCCCTCTGCATTCAGTCGCCAGGAAACATCAAAAATGTAATTATGCTCAGCGGCTACTGGGCAAGCGACATTATTGGAGATTTCAGACCAAAAGATTATTCAAAAATCAGATATTTTATCTCTCACGGAACCGAGGATGCCGTAATCCCAATTGAATGGGCGAGAAAAACGCCTGAAAATCTGAATTTATTAGGAATCAAAAATATCTATCACGAATACTTGAGCGGACATGGAATTGTGCCTCAAAATTTCCACGATTTTCTAACCTTTGTAAATGCTAATCTTTATCGCTAAACAACTGCAAAATGTAGATTTTACACGGTTTTAGCGTTGAAAATCCGTTCCAGAAAATTGCATTTAATTGTATTTAATTTTTTAACTTTAACACTCATTTCAAAGCTAAAAAAATGTATAACGATCAATTTAAAGCACATTTACAAAGTACACTCGACCAAATCAAGGACGAGGGTTTGTACAAAAGAGAACGCATTATTGTATCTCAACAAGCAGCAGAAATCACTTTAGAAAACGGCTCTAAACTCCTAAATTTCTGTGCAAACAACTATTTAGGCTTATCCAATAACCCAAGAGTGATGAAAGCCTCTCAGCAAGCAATAGATTCTCACGGATACGGCATGTCATCGGTAAGATTTATTTGCGGAACTCAAGATATTCACAAGCAATTAGAAGATAAGATTTCTAAATTTTTAGGCACAGAAGACACAATTTTATATGCAGCCTGTTTTGACGCTAATGGTGGCGTTTTCGAGCCACTTTTAACAGCTGAAGATGCCATTATTTCTGATGAGTTAAACCATGCCTCCATCATCGACGGTGTACGCTTATGCAAGGCGATGCGCTACCGCTATAAAAACAATAATATGGAGGATTTGGAAGCACAATTAAAGGCTGCAGACGAAGCGGGTGCGCGTTTCAAATTGATTGTAACCGATGGTGTTTTCTCCATGGATGGCATCGTGGCGAATTTAAAAGGTGTATGCGATTTAGCTGAAAAATACAATGCACTTGTTATGGTAGACGACTCACACGCAACAGGGTTCATCGGGAAAACTGGTCGCGGAACACACGAAGCTAATGGCGTGATGGGACGCGTGGACATCATCACTTCCACTTTGGGTAAAGCCTTAGGCGGCGCATTAGGTGGATTCACCTCTGGTAAAAAAGAAATCATTGATTTGCTAAGACAGCGTTCTCGCCCTTATTTATTCTCCAACTCATTGGCACCTGGAATCGTAGGAGCTGCGATAGAGGTTTTGGATATGCTTACAGAAGACACTTCTCGCCGCGACAAGGTCATGGAAAATGCCGAATACTTTAGAAAAGAAATGAAAGCTAAAGGTTTTGACATTCCAGATGGTGATGCTGCGATTGTGCCAGTGATGCTTTATGATGCTAAACTTTCGCAAGAGATGGCAGATAAACTTTTGGACGAAGGGATTTATGTCATAGGCTTCTTCTACCCAGTAGTACCAAAAGGAAAAGCAAGAATCCGCGTTCAGCTTTCGGCAGGGCACACCAAAGCGCATTTAGACAAAGCCATTGCTGCGTTTGAAAAAGTAGGAAAAGAATTAGGCGTAATTTAATTTTTAAATAATTTTTAAATCCAAATTCCATAAAAACAAAAACTCCGTTTCGATATCGAAACGGAGTTTTTTAATTCTATGATAAAAATTTAAGTTTAAGCTCTTTTACGCTCAAGCACTTCATCGATCATGCCTTTTTCTTTAGCTTCGTAAGAAGTCATCCAGTAATCTCTGTCTGATGCTTTTTCCACCCACTCAAAACTTTGCCCTGAATGATTTGCGATGATTTCGTACAATTCTTTTTTCAATTTAAGCATTTCTCTTAAATTAATTTCCATATCTGCTGCCACACCTTGTGCGCCACCGCTTGGCTGGTGAATCATCACACGCGCATGCTTCAAAGCAGAACGCTTTCCTTTTTCGCCTGCGCACATCAACACCGCTCCCATAGAAGCTGCCATACCAGTACAGATTGTCGCTACATCGGGCTTAATGATTTGCATGGTGTCATAAATTCCAAGCCCAGCATACACGCTTCCCCCAGGCGAGTTGATGTACATCTGGATATCCTTGCTCGCATCTACCGATTCCAAGAACAATAGCTGCGCAGTAATAATGTTTGCCACTTGATCATCGATTCCTGTTCCCAGGAACAAAATTCTATCCATCATCAAACGAGAGAAAACATCCATTTGCGCAACATTCAACTTGCGCTCTTCTATAATGTATGGAGTAAGGCTATTTTCGAAATCATGAAGT
Coding sequences within:
- a CDS encoding ATP-dependent Clp protease proteolytic subunit is translated as MDFGKEFKKYAVKGQGISSQTLHDFENSLTPYIIEERKLNVAQMDVFSRLMMDRILFLGTGIDDQVANIITAQLLFLESVDASKDIQMYINSPGGSVYAGLGIYDTMQIIKPDVATICTGMAASMGAVLMCAGEKGKRSALKHARVMIHQPSGGAQGVAADMEINLREMLKLKKELYEIIANHSGQSFEWVEKASDRDYWMTSYEAKEKGMIDEVLERKRA
- the kbl gene encoding glycine C-acetyltransferase, which encodes MYNDQFKAHLQSTLDQIKDEGLYKRERIIVSQQAAEITLENGSKLLNFCANNYLGLSNNPRVMKASQQAIDSHGYGMSSVRFICGTQDIHKQLEDKISKFLGTEDTILYAACFDANGGVFEPLLTAEDAIISDELNHASIIDGVRLCKAMRYRYKNNNMEDLEAQLKAADEAGARFKLIVTDGVFSMDGIVANLKGVCDLAEKYNALVMVDDSHATGFIGKTGRGTHEANGVMGRVDIITSTLGKALGGALGGFTSGKKEIIDLLRQRSRPYLFSNSLAPGIVGAAIEVLDMLTEDTSRRDKVMENAEYFRKEMKAKGFDIPDGDAAIVPVMLYDAKLSQEMADKLLDEGIYVIGFFYPVVPKGKARIRVQLSAGHTKAHLDKAIAAFEKVGKELGVI
- a CDS encoding alpha/beta hydrolase; the encoded protein is MELHTDLSLPYLIRKSSKPNAPLLLLLHGYGSNEADLFSFAPELPEDFCVVALRAPIDLGFGGYAWYDINFTDLEKFNDVEQAQQAIALIKKCISELISTYDLNPENVWLCGFSQGAILSNALCIQSPGNIKNVIMLSGYWASDIIGDFRPKDYSKIRYFISHGTEDAVIPIEWARKTPENLNLLGIKNIYHEYLSGHGIVPQNFHDFLTFVNANLYR